In uncultured Methanobrevibacter sp., the DNA window CTTCACTTAAGGGAATGATGTTTATACAGCTTAAAAATGGTTTAAAGGATAATATCTCAAGAAAATATTTACCTGGTTTTAAAGAGGCTTTGGATTTGTAGGTGAGAATATGAAAGTTGATTTAATGAAAAGGTTGGCATTGGGTGCTTTCGTTGGTTGTTTTATTGTAATGTTTGTCATGGTTTTGATATCTTTACAAGACGGTCCTCAAAATGTAAGCTTTAGCGGTACAACAATTATCAATGCATTTTTAGGATCAATTGTAGTCGGTTGGGGATTTTCTTTGACTGGATTAATTTATGAAAAAGAGGACATTGCATTTCCGCTTCAGGTAGCATTCCAGATGGGTATTGGAATGATTATACTCTTCATTGTTGCTATTTATCTTCAATGGATGCCTGTTAACTTGGGAATCAGCATAATTATTGAATGGATAATAATCGCATGCATATTTGCGGCAGTTTTCTGGTGCGGTTTTTACATATATTATTATATGGTTGCCCGTGATTTGAATAATAAATTAAATGTTAAAAAATAGTATAAAGTAAATAGCTTGGCTATTTACTCTTTTTGTAATCTCAACAAAAGTGGCAATCATGAAAGATAAGAAGTTAAAAGATTTTTTAACTCCTGATGGTGATGAGCTGAAGAAAACCTTAAAAAATCTATTTTATTGATTAAATTGATAGAATTGGATATTAAAAGAAAAGTATGTGTACTCCTGAAAACAAATTTAAAATTGTAGTTGTGAGGTGTTAAAATGAATGAAAAAGATTATGACGAACAATTGGCAAAGGCAGCTGAGTTTCACGGTCATGTCTGCGGTGGAATTGCCATTGGAACCAAACTTGCAATGTACGGTTTGGAATTGCTCGATATGCCTTTAAATGAAAGGCACAAAAATTTGATAGTATTTTTGGAAATCGACAGATGCATGTCTGATGCGGTTCAGTCTGTCACAGGTTGTTCTATGGGTAAAAGAACCTTGAAACAAATGTATTATGGTAAATTCGCAGCAACATTCTATAATCAGGATACAGGTGAGGCTTTAAGAATAACTGATGCTGATGCCAATAAAAAATGCAAGGATGATGAAACCAAAGAGGAAATGATTGCTCGTTTTAGAAGAGCTCCTCCTGAACAATTGTTTAAAGTGGATAAAGTTAAAATCGAGTTGGGTCCTGGAGACATGCCTGGCAAACCATACACTACTGCATTCTGTTCTGTTTGTGGTGAAAAAGTTTCTGATGGTCGCCATAAACTCATTGGTGGAAAACCAGTTTGTAAATCATGTGCTGATGGTTCCTATTACGAAATAATTGATGAATAATATTGTAGTTTTTATTCACCCTAT includes these proteins:
- a CDS encoding DUF3021 domain-containing protein — translated: MKVDLMKRLALGAFVGCFIVMFVMVLISLQDGPQNVSFSGTTIINAFLGSIVVGWGFSLTGLIYEKEDIAFPLQVAFQMGIGMIILFIVAIYLQWMPVNLGISIIIEWIIIACIFAAVFWCGFYIYYYMVARDLNNKLNVKK
- a CDS encoding FmdE family protein, with protein sequence MNEKDYDEQLAKAAEFHGHVCGGIAIGTKLAMYGLELLDMPLNERHKNLIVFLEIDRCMSDAVQSVTGCSMGKRTLKQMYYGKFAATFYNQDTGEALRITDADANKKCKDDETKEEMIARFRRAPPEQLFKVDKVKIELGPGDMPGKPYTTAFCSVCGEKVSDGRHKLIGGKPVCKSCADGSYYEIIDE